TTACCAGCCAAGATGCAATCTTTACACTAAAATATAGGTTAATACCTACTAAAAAAGCAAATGGAGGCGACACTAATTGATAGACGTATTGCAAACATTCAGAGAAAAATAGGAACCAAATCAGAGATATTAGGAACCCTAAAAAAATAGTGAAGAAATTGCTAACACTCAGAGAAAATTAGGAACCAAACCAAAGAAATTGTTTTAGTTGTAATGAATAGAATAAATAGAATATGAGgcgaaaaaataagaaaaaaggaGTCTAAACTTATACAAAGTATATGTAACGATTTTGTTGAGATCACATGAATAACTAACTCGGGTTTTACCATTATTAAACTAACCACTTCATAACTCGGTTTTCCTATTAGTAcgcataaatattttaaattaagAATATATTTATACTCCAACTTGAAAATGGACCTATTTTAACTTTCTACTGTAGgtataaatttataaaacacctatttATCTACGATGATATAATAAGACAAAAATGTACGAAAATTAATTGacaaatccgtgcatcgcacggactTCAATACTAGTGTACATTAAAATACTGTATATCGAGAGCATACAAAAGTATTTTGTTTAAGTTAACTGAAATGAGTTTATCATACGGAGCCTAGTAACCAAgttcatttttgcctaagttAGCAGCCATCAATCCGAGAAAGAGGAAATGGCGGGGGCAGGGGAATTACCAAAGCCAAGCTACAACGCTCGGCAATACTCAGGTGGGAGACCGTCATACCCACCTCAACTCTTCCAATTCATCGCCTCTCACACTCCTTCCcatctttttgcttgggatgtCGGCACCGGCACTGGCCAGGCCATTCCTTCTGTATGTTCTTCCTCTTTtcctccttttttttaatttttttttcgattttgcTTTATCAATCTTCTTCAAAATCTATAACGGGATACGGCGTATTTGTAGACGAGATTCCATTTTAGGTCAAAGGGGATCTACCCCCGAGTCTTTATGGATGACATCCGCACCGCGTTAATCAATTAATTACTATTTCAGTTGTTGTGGATTGATTATGTGATTGTTTTCAAACAGATTTTGGTATGCTCAGTTGATTTTAGGATCATTTCCTTCAATTGATTTTTAATATTTGTTCGATAAGTTGTGTTTTGACATAGTTCCTAAATTAGATTCAAACAATCACTGATTTAGAATATGGATTATACCTTTAgtttcaaaatcaaaaactttttgcaaatcaAAATTGCGATATATATACGGGCTTACCAACTTGTATTATATGTAGTATATACAACGAAGACTGTTTTTTGTTAATTTGCTCGTTTAGGGAGCTCCAAATGCATGAATGAGCAAAAAATGAGTGAATTCTATAAGCGCTTTGGCCAGTTTCTCATTAACTAAAGTTGAACTGTTGAAGTGAAATATTGGTACTAGTTCTTATAACTCTTGaccattttcattttttagCTAGCTGGGTTGTACAAGAATGTGGTGGGTACAGATGTTAGCGCGATGCAATTAGAGTGTGCACCAAAACTCCCTAATGTCAAGTACATTGAGACTCCTCGAATTCTATCTGTGAGTGATGTTGAGCAAAAGATAGCACCAGAATCCAGCATCGATTTAATAACCATAGCCCAAGCAATGCACTGGTTTGACCTGCCCAAGTTCTACGAGGTAGTGAGATGGGGCCTGAAGAAGCCAAATGGGATCATTGCAGCCTGGTGCTACACCACCCCTCAGGTGAATGACGAGGTGGATGCAGTCTTTTGGCCGTTCTACAAGAGTTTTTCAGGTCCGGGTTGGGAAGAGACAACAAAGGTTGTGGATGACAAGTACCAGAGTATTCACTTCCCATTTGAGCCTGTTGATGGGTTGAAAGATACTGGCCCGTTTGAGTTCAAGGCTGAGAAGGTGATGAGTTTGGAGGAATATTTTGCTTATATAAGGTCGTGGTCAGCTTACAATGCTGCTAAGGAGAAAGGGGTAGAGATGTTGACAGATGAGGCGGTGGAGCGATTCAAGTATGCATGGATGAATGACGGGAAAAGTGACAAGGTTGTAAAGTTTCCCATTTATTTGAGGATGGGGAGAATTGGGGACTCCGAATGAAGCTGGTGATGCTTTCTACTCTTATGTCATAATTAGTTTGTATTTCAAGTCTTCAACcttgccacaataatattaagTTGATTATATAAAATCCGTGTATGAAGATCAGAGTATATCGATGATTTTGTCACATCGAATGTATAGGGTGCCTTGGGGTGATGAAGGTGAACTTGACTTCCTTTGTTCTTTGTCAATTTATTGGATCATGATAGATGAAGATTGAGAAACTCTCACGAAGAAGAGAAGTTCTGCATAATGGTAGCACTTGTTGCTTGCATTCGTGTCCAGATTCAGTCGGTTTTAGGAAGATATTTGTATTTTGATTGATTCCTTGGTTTTCTTCATGTGTAAGCTTTTGTTTGATGTGTTTAGGTCCCTTAGGATGTCACTACAAATATGTAAGCTTGGTGTTGAATGAAAGGCAAATTTGAAGTTTGTtaaatacaaaaagaaaaaccGAGCATTTTTATACTCGCTTAAAACCCAAAATTTTAAGCTTTGAAATGAATTACTTGGGAGGTTccctcaaagaaaaaaaaaaaaaaaagaagcaaatACTTGGATGATAAAACTTCAAGTATTCACCCTTGATTAACTTAGTTTAAGAGCTAATCTTTCACTAATTAATCACTCTTAGATTAGGAGTTAACACTTAAGAGCTAATCTTTCCACCTAACCTAAACACTATCCGAAAATTTGAATTACGACTAATCTTTCGTCTTTAAGTATAGGCTTGTTCAACGTTAGTTTGgatatgtgtagacacctaatttgtgtctccccttaggGCCGATGACGATCTTAACCGATCTAGCAAGTTGGTGCAACTCCGAGTGGAAGCCCTAATTGCTAAAATTCAATGAAATtatttcaagtccaaaaatCCAGAATCCAATTCCCAAGTCCGTTCCCATTCCGGGATttagtacaaaattcaattccaaatacaatttcaaaatccaatctCTCGAAATGGATGTGACGATCAGTCTCCAATGCATGTTTTCAATCAAAATGCcaattaagcaatccaaatacgggcgccgacccacaaaaccgagcatcctGGTCGCAGCCCTCGCTGGCAGTATCCATCATTTTTTCTATAAGTACTCATTTTTTACGAATTGAGGAGGAGGAAATCAGAGTAAGAAGTGCTGAAACGCTGCACAATTTCTCCCAAACTCATAAAATTCTACAAAATACATTTCCctaaaatcaaatacaaaatcaAAGTTCAAAGTCTAAGCaacgcgcctaccgaaacttgacatTTGCTTAACGTTCCCGacttcaagtatggaggtcgtcctCCAACCAACACCTCCCCCTTGAGGAGGTGAAACAGTTGTTGCCGGGTCCGCCACTTAGTCAAGCACCCTttcgacacccaaagccgaccacttgcatcatacaaaacttagaccgaccttgaGCACTtcgcatgtcgcattcatattcttGCTACTGTGACAACATGCtattgtgcattgtgtgggcgtctttgcacgcgtgaatgactaACCTCAAGTTCTAggtttgccaaaaccattagcctccaactaggaaacctaacccctaggagcatcattcaaacctcatggatCTAAAATCGCCAATttagggtcttttaggagtgcaactccatttgattcaaaacccctaaacacgcctcaggctcaaatgccaaattccaaattttaaattcgaacccaatccaacggcgttataatgccggattttcaagtccaaattccaaattctaacccaatccaacggcgtcataatgccggattttcatgCCCAATTTCCAatcccaaattcaaaatacaatccaaCGGCGATATAATGTCGGAGTTtcaattcaaactttcaagttcaagtcctacgttcaaaacctcaaatttaCAAATCCATGAAGGCGATATAATACGGGATTTtcaattcaaactttcaagtccAAGTCCTatattcaaaacctcaagttcgaatttccaaatccatgatggcgtaatgccagattttgaattcaaactttcaagtccAAGTCCTgtattcaaaacctcaagttcaaatttcgaaGTCCATGGCGGTGTAATGCTGGATTTTCAATTCGATCTTTCAAATCACAAAACTCTATGTTCAAGGCCTCAAAGTTTCAAGTCCAATTTCAAATTCCTAAAACCTACGACGGCGTAATGTCGGGTTTTCAAGTCCGaatattcaaaattccaaatttaaAGCCTCACCTTCTATAAAAAAAACTACTCTTTTCAAATTCTGAATTCAAATTCCaactcaagtttcaaattcgcTTTTAAAATATTCGTGTCTATCATTtctcccaaatacaaaattcaaaaacatttccaacgggttgaaagtcccttgaaataatacaaattcaatttctaaattatgttgggttgaaactcccttgaaaCACTCCAAGTTCTAactatgggttgaaaatccctagaaataatacaaaatgcAATGGGTTTAAATACCCCTAAAATATTTCGAAATCCcatcatgggttgaaaatcccttgaaataatacaaaatccaatgggttgaaatccccctaaaatatttccaaatgCCATTattggttgaaaatccctagaaataatacaaattccaatgggttgaaatccccctaaaatatttccaaatgCCATCATGGtatgaaaatccctagaaataatacaaagtccaaCATTTTtcgatcgggttgaaattcccttgaaataatacaagatcCAAATTCATTccaaacgggttgaaattcccttgaaataattcaAGATCCAATTTCATTTctcacgggttgaaaatcccttgaaataatccaaGCCCcgtacaaattccaatgggttgaaagtcccctaaaataatacaaattcaatttccacattctataccgggttgaaaatcccttgaaataatacaaattcaatttccctttccaatgggttgaaagtcccctagaataatataaattcaatttccaaattcgatctcgggttgaaattcccctaagatattccaaattcaattttgggttgaaattcctttgaaatagttccaacgggttgcaaatcccggaaCAAAGATACAAAATCCAATTGGGTCAAAATTCCCTTCcgatattccaagttcaaatGCTAGGTTGCAAATCCCTCGAAATAGTACAAGGAGGaagcctccacaaaagaatgaagctcttttcaaaattattttgtgGAGGCTTCCTCCTTGTACTATTTTGTGGAGGCTTCCTCCTTGTAAATcccgatacaagtacaaattcttatacaaatcctaataggttgAAATCCCTCTGAAATATTTCCTATGGGTTGCAAACCCCAAATACAAATACAGAATaaaaaatcccgaatcttcggagtggcacttagagtcatgtctaggtctcattcattgcatgtatatcataccatgtgtcgggaagttcaagttctaaattcaagtcATGTGTCAAATAGGTGCTCGGACTCATTCTCTCAAAATAcaattcaagatgacttcattGGCAGCGGTTGTAGCTGAGCTCTATGACCGTGTTGAGGAAGTTGAGGCTCACATAAGGGCACTCGAAGACAATCAAGGAACTGTTCAATGTTGTAGGCCCTGTTGAGGTTGAGGAAATCTCTCAAGAttactgctccaaatggcaagatGTTCAaaattactgtgggcgaaggatctatgatgaacgagtccgagtctgaggatgagtctggatccgagtctagtgatgagtctaagagtctagagcTAGAGTCGTTCATCTATCAAGAGCCCTTAGAGGCTGAACTTCAAGTTAAAGTTgttgatgtaatgattgctaatttcaataatacttcaatttcctcctactcttcaagtccaaattcaaaacacattccaaatccaaacaactttgctcctcaagaaactgaacttgaaattttaaatgctatcgaaaatcatgaaaacaggacgcccataattgaggaaacagaaaaagttaacctttctaacagcaatgatccaaaactagttcagattggttttactctatctcaagcagagcgggatgatcttatcaagctactttcagagtatatagacgtcttcgcatggtcctatcatgatatgccaggggtgatccaagcatcggtcaacatacaattcccctcattccaggttcaaagcccatcaaacaGAAAAttcgtcgcatgaaaccggatgtttccctcaaaattcaagaagaggtatCTAAGCAGCTAGAAGCTGGGTTTATTCGAGATCCAAGTATCCGAATCTTTTGAAattattgggttccaagcaagtgtcaagttcattcaagaaaacatcatatgcagatacggtgttcctcacaagttcatcagagatcaaggaacccatttccaaggcgaatgtgaagacctattcaccaagtacaaaattcaacatcaccgctcttcgccttatcgcccgtagaccaatggggcagtcgaagcagccagcatgaatgtcaaaaccattatcatgaagatgacaacaaattacaaatgatggccccagaagctgcactttgcattttgggggtatcgaacttcaattcgcacttcaactgacgcacttccattttcattggtctatggaatggaagaggtacaacctattgagctagaactgccttctctaaggatagtcctcgaaagaaaaatcccggaagctgcatgggtacaatcaAGATacgacgagctagtcatgctcgatgagcgacagcttcaagccgctcaccatgtacaagtctatcagcaccgagtggccagacatttcaacaagagggtcagagCCCGGAATATCAAGGAAGTCGAGTCAGcatatgcataagaaaaagttgaatatactttgacttgcgcgtTTTCAAACCAAAAAACCACAGTCAAAGTGGCCCTATAGAGGGTATGtgcacccgaaaaaatgggcaatttaTTTTTccagcaaaagttgaatatactttgacttgcgctttttctaaccaaaaaaccttagtcaaagtgggggcttatagtgggtatgtacaccagAAAAAATggcaatttttttcattttacatgcatacatatagccacaaatttcaattCACACAcaatgcatacaaaattcaatccaaaacctTGCAAAAAACACACATAGCAAAATTCAAatcatacaagttcaaaatacaaaatccaagattcaaatattcaaatcatACAAATGCaactactgttaggttatgatacatatgaataaacataaatcatgcggaaaaaccataaagccaggaaacatattattcacacataatcatttagcataattcagatgcatacactttgttgcgtgccctccctagctaggcccgaaccgaacaagaacaagtctttaggactccaagtttcgtccctccgtagatagtccacagcacgtccggatccgccttaagcttgaccaactagaatcgcccttaaggttactaggattttcggctaataggttgcaagtgtttggctgatttttgcttcaaaatcttacctttagaatacttcaattgtgtctacaaattgtgaccctaggaacctatttatagagatatggaaaaggatttgtaatcctactaggatatggatttattaattagaatcattAGAACtttaaataataaacttaatcttttagaattaggatttaatcaatgcacgaattccaataggattaggattcgttacaaacacgagtgttgcacgactacgagcatcgcaccacccgcgcaggccttgcggcccacacgagcagtcgctgctcgcagcccacgagcacctgctccgcgcgcgcctacagccttgctgggcctagccttgcgctgggcctggcgaggctgtggccttcgtgttgggcgcttggcttgctgggcgcgggcctggcttcgtgctgggccttcgtctagcaagcctcgtccgatgctaattcgtacgatgcgcttccgattaaattcccggttccggaattcatttccgatacaaataataattaatatttccgattccggaattaatttccgtttcgaaaaaatatttaatatttccgtttccggaattattttccgattccgataatatttccgattctgacaatatttccgtttccggcaatatttccgattccggtaatatttccatttccaataatattttccgatacgtaccatgtttccgtttccggcaacatctacgacttggataatatttatatttccgatacgatccatatttccgttttcggcaatatcatcgtttccggagtattcatttcttgcttgtgacaatctcagctcccactgaaaccaaggtccgtcgattccgaatatccatagatggagtatttaatgccattaaatacttgatccgtttacgtactatttgtgtgaccctacggtttcagtcaagagtaagttgtggattaatatcattaattccacttgaactgaagcggcctctagctaggcattcagctcacttgatctcactgaattattaacttgttaattaatactgaaccgcatttattagacttaacattaaatgcatacttggaccaagggcattatttccttcaatctcccacttgtccttagggacaagtgtgcatttcctaattccttcgtcgctcgatgcttgctcttgaacataaggtaagagttgtcatcattattatgtccagaggtgtttctcggtttcagagttcaactgatcaaataaacagataatcatagcctatgattcatccgagcacgaccatgcattttacagtttctagctctctgagtggccttgtacaaattttaagcatctcatcccgatttatgggaggacaatcccaatcttgtgatcttgagattagactttgtttggtaggtgattacctgagcgttgcctttatagcctccttttacggtgcgacggttggtcaaagtcaaagtaaccagttctcaaacaagtaatctcaaatcactcaggtattgaggatttagtgtctaataattttaatgaaatttacttatgacagattttcatctcttacagtaaagtttcataggtctgtccgatactagtcttcccaaagtaagtatctatgcaaatgattatgacattgccatgtccacatagttcaagaaacagaactactagtcatcttgcattctattcgtctaacgttttctatgcgtccaattttatagaaaactccgaccagggaccattttcaacttttgacattcaagttcacttgatagacatttcttagtcacaggactggtcctgacagtctatcttgaatatttcgtcaaattgaagggactcatcatttaataaaccacaaattaaatggaaaaatgaattctattcatttattgtgaatgattaaccaataatgttttacaaagaattaaactctaaaacttttaaacattaaacaaggacat
This sequence is a window from Spinacia oleracea cultivar Varoflay chromosome 1, BTI_SOV_V1, whole genome shotgun sequence. Protein-coding genes within it:
- the LOC110775723 gene encoding uncharacterized protein, with protein sequence MAGAGELPKPSYNARQYSGGRPSYPPQLFQFIASHTPSHLFAWDVGTGTGQAIPSLAGLYKNVVGTDVSAMQLECAPKLPNVKYIETPRILSVSDVEQKIAPESSIDLITIAQAMHWFDLPKFYEVVRWGLKKPNGIIAAWCYTTPQVNDEVDAVFWPFYKSFSGPGWEETTKVVDDKYQSIHFPFEPVDGLKDTGPFEFKAEKVMSLEEYFAYIRSWSAYNAAKEKGVEMLTDEAVERFKYAWMNDGKSDKVVKFPIYLRMGRIGDSE